One window of the Pieris brassicae chromosome 2, ilPieBrab1.1, whole genome shotgun sequence genome contains the following:
- the LOC123720385 gene encoding uncharacterized protein LOC123720385: protein MFISKTAASLVIAILCNVTLAETENQYVKNIVKGPGIFFDPVGTLKIINDQFHIVIPVEIIPIKNHIMDINKVFNNVQSYCQRSELIGVSQCHNLLQPLEAILKDLQRDFNAVSHLVSDNYVSKRSAWFSGIGTVFKHIFGTLTEDDAKTYEDAIKTLYENDKKISGTLKKTVIASQSAITNINQSLHEMNLNQAKLNGVVKELASTVSNITNAFNEVNFRNNFYNILNILQSNLLTLSFKVEDLLNSILLIKSNTLHPSVLTPNQMYNDIVNNFKLLPKYKDFPVNIEISNIHILINIADLTCYYFNKKLMFIVKIPLVTLEHFNIYKTVPLPIPHTEGNLNSFAMILPSEQFLALSTDKLSYIYLKDLNDCKSILIYTYLCEITDVYAVLNNPSCEIEIITKALTTLPENCPVKVMFGDLDIWHKLNNNKWIFVQSKSTKLSIECNQNVSELVISGTGVLNLPIDCVGFHKNLKLVTKVYPKTYVPAVSSNFDIIDDDCCKSVNKLSNNVSIPKIKIINLDNLKSIKAISDMSMKDLNEIKNPNNFNSHVSFPILSIFSVILVFSFVFVYFYKKGKCSRKLHVSNNIPVEQDNNLENQSNPSVARLRVC, encoded by the coding sequence GGTCATCGCAATTCTCTGCAATGTCACCCTAGCTGAAACTGAAAATcagtatgtcaaaaatatagtGAAAGGTCCTGGGATCTTCTTCGACCCTGTTGGCACACTAAAGATAATAAACGACCaatttcatattgtaattCCCGTAGAGATCATTcccataaaaaatcatataatggACATAAATAAAGTGTTCAATAACGTTCAGTCTTATTGTCAGAGAAGCGAATTAATTGGTGTTTCGCAATGTCATAACTTATTGCAACCTTTAGAAGCAATCCTTAAAGATCTCCAACGTGACTTTAATGCCGTTTCACATCTAGTATCCGATAATTACGTTTCGAAAAGATCCGCATGGTTTTCCGGAATAGGCActgtatttaaacacatattCGGTACCTTGACCGAAGATGATGCGAAGACCTATGAAGACGCTATTAAAACCCTTtatgaaaatgataaaaagATTTCAGGAACATTGAAGAAAACCGTAATTGCTTCCCAATCTGCCATTACCAATATAAATCAATCCTTACATGAAATGAACCTTAATCAAGCAAAATTGAATGGTGTCGTCAAAGAATTAGCGTCTACGGTATCCAATATAACAAATGCTTTTAATGAGGTTAATTTTaggaataatttctataacattttaaatattttgcaatcAAATTTACTGACTTTATCATTTAAGGTGGAAGACTTACTTAATTCCATTTTACTCATTAAAAGTAACACCTTGCATCCTTCAGTTCTAACCCCAAACCAAATGTACaatgatattgtaaataattttaagttactcCCTAAGTATAAAGACTTTCCTGTAAACATAGAAATAAGCAATATtcatattctaattaatatagCCGATTTAACTTGttactattttaacaaaaaattaatgtttattgtaaaGATTCCACTTGTAACCttagaacattttaatatctataaaactgtGCCATTGCCTATTCCACATACGGAGggtaatttaaattctttcgCTATGATCCTCCCTTCGGAACAATTTTTAGCCTTAAGCACAGATAAACTATCTTATATCTATCTCAAAGATTTAAATGATTGTAAAAGCATACTTATCTATACTTACCTTTGTGAAATAACCGATGTCTACGCAGTACTTAATAACCCTTCATGTGAAAtcgaaataattactaaagcCTTAACTACCCTTCCAGAAAATTGTCCTGTTAAAGTCATGTTTGGTGATTTAGATATTTGGCATAagctaaataataacaaatggaTATTTGTACAATCAAAGTCCACTAAATTGTCTATTGAATGTAATCAAAATGTATCTGAGTTAGTTATATCCGGTACAGGTGTACTAAATTTACCAATAGATTGTGTAggttttcataaaaaccttAAGTTGGTGACTAAAGTGTATCCTAAAACATATGTCCCCGCTGTATCCTcgaattttgatattattgacGATGATTGTTGTAAAAGTGTAaacaaattaagtaataacGTTTCTATTCCAAAAATCAAGATTATTAaccttgataatttaaaatcaattaaagcTATTTCAGACATGTCAATGAAGGATCTAAATGAGATCAAAAatcctaataattttaatagtcaTGTTAGCTTTcctattttaagtattttctcTGTAATCctagtttttagttttgtttttgtatatttttataagaaaggcAAATGTTCGAGAAAACTCCACGTTTCCAATAATATCCCGGTTGAGCAAGATAATAATCTGGAAAACCAGAGTAATCCTTCAGTAGCCCGCTTGCgagtttgttaa